One window from the genome of Streptococcus parasanguinis encodes:
- the trpX gene encoding tryptophan ABC transporter substrate-binding protein produces the protein MKNKRLMGIIGLIAAAVIGTAIYSATAGKDNKAATSNEKAKVGVLQLVSHPSLDLIYKGIQDGLAEEGYDKDKVDIDFLNAEGDQNKVATMSKQLVDKDNQVLIGIATPSAQGLASATKDKPIVMGAVTDPVGANLVKDLKKPGGNITGVSDHNPTEQQLKLIKELTPNVKTIGILYSTSEDNSKTQVEEFTKLAEKAGYKVVPYSVPSTNEIASTVSVMSGKVDAIWVPIDNTIASAFSTVVEANKTAKKPIFPSATAMVEAGGLGSVVVDQHDLGVATGKMAAKILKGQKPADTPVEIFSQGKSVINKKVADELGITIPESVLKDAGQVIK, from the coding sequence ATGAAAAATAAACGGTTAATGGGAATTATTGGTTTGATTGCAGCAGCAGTCATTGGGACAGCGATCTATTCAGCTACAGCAGGCAAAGACAACAAGGCAGCAACTAGCAATGAAAAGGCTAAAGTTGGGGTCTTGCAGTTGGTCAGCCACCCTTCGCTTGATTTGATTTACAAGGGAATTCAAGATGGTTTGGCTGAAGAAGGTTATGACAAAGACAAAGTGGACATTGATTTCCTCAATGCAGAAGGCGACCAAAACAAGGTTGCAACCATGAGTAAACAATTGGTAGACAAGGATAACCAAGTCTTGATTGGAATTGCAACCCCATCTGCTCAAGGTTTGGCTAGTGCAACCAAAGACAAACCAATTGTCATGGGTGCTGTAACCGATCCAGTCGGCGCAAACTTGGTCAAAGATTTGAAAAAACCAGGTGGCAATATCACTGGGGTATCTGACCACAATCCAACTGAGCAACAGTTGAAATTGATCAAAGAGTTGACTCCAAACGTGAAAACAATCGGGATCCTTTACTCAACCAGTGAGGATAATTCTAAAACGCAAGTAGAAGAATTTACAAAATTAGCTGAAAAAGCAGGTTACAAGGTGGTTCCTTATTCAGTCCCTTCTACAAATGAAATTGCTTCTACCGTGTCTGTAATGTCAGGCAAAGTCGATGCCATCTGGGTTCCAATCGACAATACTATCGCATCAGCCTTCTCAACTGTTGTCGAAGCTAACAAAACAGCTAAAAAACCAATCTTCCCAAGTGCGACAGCTATGGTAGAAGCTGGTGGTCTTGGTTCAGTCGTTGTCGACCAACATGATCTTGGAGTAGCAACTGGTAAAATGGCTGCGAAGATCTTGAAAGGTCAAAAACCTGCGGATACACCTGTTGAAATCTTTAGCCAAGGAAAATCTGTCATCAATAAAAAAGTCGCAGATGAATTGGGCATTACTATTCCAGAATCTGTCTTGAAAGATGCTGGACAAGTCATTAAATAA
- a CDS encoding GNAT family N-acetyltransferase produces MLVRVKIDQAQTLRDLEVETYRDTFGPYIADADMEDYYQTVLSLEQIQKDLAEPESETYFVLDHNQEICGFLKFNWGEAQTEPVEMNNAFEIQRIYVKKEHHGKGYGKEMFTFALKEAQKRGFDWAWLGVWERNYKAQNFYKQFGFERFSEHHFITGETVDTDWLLRKHLKENPQT; encoded by the coding sequence ATGTTAGTTAGAGTAAAAATCGACCAGGCACAGACCCTGCGTGACCTAGAGGTGGAAACCTATCGGGATACCTTTGGTCCCTACATCGCTGATGCCGATATGGAAGATTATTACCAGACGGTTTTATCGCTAGAGCAAATCCAAAAGGATTTGGCAGAACCTGAATCAGAGACCTATTTTGTCCTTGATCACAATCAGGAAATTTGTGGTTTTCTCAAGTTTAACTGGGGAGAGGCACAAACAGAGCCAGTAGAGATGAACAATGCTTTTGAAATCCAGCGGATCTATGTCAAAAAAGAACATCATGGCAAGGGCTATGGCAAGGAAATGTTTACCTTTGCCTTGAAAGAGGCTCAAAAACGTGGATTTGACTGGGCCTGGCTGGGTGTCTGGGAACGAAATTATAAGGCCCAAAACTTTTACAAACAATTCGGATTTGAACGTTTTAGCGAGCACCACTTTATCACAGGGGAAACCGTGGATACAGACTGGTTGCTGCGCAAGCATTTGAAGGAGAATCCGCAAACTTAA
- a CDS encoding ParB-like protein, which yields MEVKITDLHPTQLYLSEKKLQAIQMLDQSADIINVDPISVLAFGNRFLITDGHHRAYQALLAGRDTITAEFDRDGGDELYALYAQACEERKITSVLDLKHRILPQDEYEAKWYNWCDGFNQAATLLLKRQADATDKANR from the coding sequence ATGGAAGTTAAGATAACAGATCTTCATCCGACCCAACTATATTTATCAGAAAAGAAGTTACAAGCTATCCAGATGCTGGATCAGTCGGCAGACATCATCAATGTGGATCCAATTAGTGTTCTTGCATTTGGAAATCGCTTCTTGATTACAGACGGGCATCACAGGGCTTATCAGGCTTTATTGGCAGGTCGGGATACGATTACTGCTGAGTTTGATAGAGATGGTGGCGATGAGTTGTATGCTCTCTATGCGCAAGCTTGCGAGGAAAGAAAGATAACCTCTGTTTTGGATTTGAAACATCGTATCTTACCTCAAGATGAGTATGAAGCAAAATGGTATAACTGGTGTGATGGTTTTAACCAAGCAGCCACTCTTCTATTGAAGAGGCAAGCAGATGCAACAGACAAGGCAAATAGATAA
- the pheS gene encoding phenylalanine--tRNA ligase subunit alpha translates to MSTIEEQLKALREETLAALKQISAENEKELQELRVSVLGKKGSLTEILKGMKDVSAEMRPVIGKHVNEARDVLTAAFEETTKLLEEKKVQAKLASESIDVTLPGRPVASGYRHILTQTSEEIEDIFIGMGYQVVDGFEVEKDYYNFERMNLPKDHPARDMQDTFYITEEILLRTHTSPVQARAMDAHDFSKGPLKMISPGRVFRRDTDDATHSHQFHQIEGLVVGKNISMADLQGTLQLIVQKMFGAERQIRLRPSYFPFTEPSVEVDVSCFKCGGAGCNVCKKTGWIEIMGAGMVHPRVLEMSGIDPTVYSGFAFGLGQERVAMLRYGINDIRGFYQGDVRFSEQFK, encoded by the coding sequence ATGTCAACGATTGAAGAACAATTAAAAGCGCTTCGTGAAGAAACGCTGGCAGCTTTAAAGCAGATTTCTGCTGAAAATGAAAAAGAATTGCAAGAACTACGGGTCTCTGTCCTTGGGAAAAAAGGATCTTTGACCGAGATCCTCAAAGGGATGAAAGATGTCTCTGCTGAGATGCGTCCGGTTATCGGGAAACACGTCAATGAAGCCCGCGATGTCTTGACGGCTGCCTTTGAAGAAACAACCAAACTCTTGGAAGAAAAGAAAGTCCAAGCGAAACTAGCTAGCGAAAGCATCGATGTGACCCTTCCTGGTCGTCCGGTTGCTAGTGGTTACCGTCATATCTTGACCCAAACCAGTGAAGAAATCGAAGATATCTTTATCGGTATGGGTTACCAAGTCGTCGATGGGTTTGAAGTTGAAAAAGACTACTACAACTTTGAACGCATGAACCTTCCAAAAGATCACCCAGCGCGGGATATGCAGGATACCTTCTACATCACAGAAGAAATCTTGCTTCGGACCCATACATCACCAGTACAGGCGCGTGCTATGGATGCGCATGACTTTAGCAAGGGACCTTTGAAGATGATCTCTCCAGGGCGAGTGTTCCGTCGGGATACAGATGATGCGACCCACAGCCACCAGTTCCATCAAATCGAAGGTTTGGTCGTTGGGAAGAATATTTCTATGGCAGACCTTCAAGGAACGCTTCAGTTGATCGTGCAAAAGATGTTTGGTGCAGAACGCCAAATTCGTTTGCGTCCTTCTTATTTCCCATTTACCGAGCCATCGGTTGAGGTAGACGTTTCTTGCTTCAAGTGTGGTGGAGCTGGATGCAACGTATGTAAGAAAACTGGTTGGATTGAAATCATGGGAGCCGGTATGGTTCACCCACGCGTCCTTGAGATGAGTGGTATTGACCCAACAGTTTATTCAGGATTTGCCTTTGGACTTGGTCAAGAGCGTGTGGCTATGCTTCGTTACGGAATCAATGATATCCGTGGCTTCTATCAAGGAGATGTTCGCTTCTCAGAACAGTTTAAATAA